The region AGGCTTAGCAAGTgttcccctgctcctctggaggAGTGAcggaagagcagctgagctcctgagccccccagccccagcagctcggGGCAGTCCCTGCTCGGAGCCCTCCACGGTGCCTGGGGGGCTGTGTGCAGCTGGTACCAAAATCAGCTCTTTTGGCCCTGCTGAATCTCActgtgcagctcagcactgtCACACTGCAGCCTAATTAGCCCAGCCATATTAATCACCTGGTTAACGCTGATACTGACTTAACCTGCACTGTAAGGTTCTGAATTTAGCTGGGCTCCTTCAGAAACATAAAATCCCCACACCCTCTAGCTGGTCTGGGCTGTGTTTTCTCTTACATAGGTACACTCCCAGCATCAATTGTACAATTATACTTTCTTAGGtattaaaacaacaaaagccaAATTCCAATTACTTTTTAACTGAGTTTCTTTTCATAGATTatctgtttagaaaaaaaataatacagtaaGTAACAGTTGTCTCTTGCTCAGCTGCTTTCTTCTGTCCTGAGAGATTCAGAGCTCTGGTGCATCAGACAAAGCTTGAGGGATTTCCAGTAGTGCATTTCTTCAGGAGTACCAAGCCTGATTGCCCTGGGGGTGTCTGGGACATCCCAGAGCACCACTGTCAGAACTAGAACTGCTTTATGTGCATTTGAGAGgctttaaaagaagaaaaaaccaaaaccaaaaaggcaGGTGGCACTTATCCTTCTGTTGGGTTCCTGGTTTAAGTCAGACAGGGATGTGCTTCCTTgacacatttttcctttgagaaaGCTTCATCCTTGGCCTGGTTGCTGTGCTCTCCCCTCCTCTGGATTTACCACATGACATCATCTGCACTTTCAGACAAGCACCTGGCAAGGTGCCCATCGATGTCCAGCTGGGAGAGTCTGCAAACACACAAACAGTCACCTCCTTCTACTGCCTGTCCTTTACTTCCTCCCACAAGTGTTCTGCTACCTTAGTGGGGCAGTCAGTCCTGTGCCCAAATCCTCTACCAAAACCTCCCACCCTTGCTGTTATtgctgctcacactgcagctgagcagcacagacctGATGCATTTTAAGCCTTTCTGTCTAAGTCTCTCGACAGAATGACCAAAATTGTCTAAATATTAATGTAGCCATTCCTTTGTCTCTCTGTTCAGCCCCCGACAACAGGGAAAGTGGCCCCCAACAGAGCTTGCAAGGTTAGAGGTCCTgtggaaaagaacattttcagcaACTCTGACAGCTTAAGTACTATGAAATTGTGTTAACATTTTTTACTGTAAGGCAGATACTCAACTTGTAAATGGAATTAAAGTATGTAATTGTGACAGTTAAAAAGGACCTTACAGTAGAAGTTTTGTCTGCTTTTGTTATTCTGAATATAGAGGATGCATCCAGAACGTGCTGTGGTTCATTTATGGGAaagtcatgaaaaaaaaccaaaacacaaacttACCTTCCACTAAACTGCATCAGACACATGGGACAGCTGTCAAGAGCTGAAGCTGCCTcgctctgcttttccagcttctcCTCGTGgctctcagccccagcagcgctCCCGAGCTGAGGCTTCTCTGCAGGCACCCCTGTGGCCTCCCCTGCTGGAAGCTCCCCGTGCTGTGTCTGGATTTGAGGCTGTTCCTCCCCCTTCTCTGTCCCGcgtgccctgctgctctgtacAGCCCCtgtgtggtgctgctgagggctcagagctgctgcagggctttgtGCCGAtgctgagggctgtgctgagctgctgtgcccagggagtTTGCATGACTTGGGACTCGCATCCAGCTCTGAAACCCCTTTTGTGTCTGCCCCAGATGCACTTTTGGCTTGATCTGTACTGGTTCCCCTGCAGGTTTTCTCAGCTGTGGATGATAAACTCTTCAGTTCATCTGCTTGGCCCTGTCCTTTATGTAATTCATTGCTCTGGCTCTGTGttggctgctgggagctcagaTCCTTGGGGTtcagacatttttctttgtgaaaagaTGGGAATGATACCCACTGAAAGTCTTTTGTTCCAACTGTAAAGACTTCCTGGTGTTCTGGACtcttttcctgttgtttctacaacacacacacagagaatgtCTTAAGCAAATGTAGCTCAGTCAATACCTAAACCCAGGCTTTGAGAACACATTGCAAATACTGAGAAAGCTGAgctagaggaaagaaaagaacattttatttgtgtccctcctgcaggagcttCCTGGAGCTGATGGAATATGGGTCTTCCCTCAGCACTTCTAAATGGATACCATGGGCACTCATGTTCCAGAGAGACTAAGGATGAAAACAACAACCTGCTGCCCttcaggggggaaaaagtaCTTTataaagactgattttttttgttgagatCTTGCCTAATGCCACTGGAGTGATGTCAGGGTGGGTTCTGTGCAATTAACCC is a window of Motacilla alba alba isolate MOTALB_02 chromosome 21, Motacilla_alba_V1.0_pri, whole genome shotgun sequence DNA encoding:
- the FAAP20 gene encoding Fanconi anemia core complex-associated protein 20; the encoded protein is MRKPRPPSLPALPGPPAPSPGEARAASAMCEEGAAKLRLKPRTAPPARGRERSPGPEPPPRPQASTDRCSWFEKEELNECEKTWLLLLKDISQDSQCTNWDTVPSFPEFLEKKQQEKSPEHQEVFTVGTKDFQWVSFPSFHKEKCLNPKDLSSQQPTQSQSNELHKGQGQADELKSLSSTAEKTCRGTSTDQAKSASGADTKGVSELDASPKSCKLPGHSSSAQPSASAQSPAAALSPQQHHTGAVQSSRARGTEKGEEQPQIQTQHGELPAGEATGVPAEKPQLGSAAGAESHEEKLEKQSEAASALDSCPMCLMQFSGRLSQLDIDGHLARCLSESADDVMW